In Cuculus canorus isolate bCucCan1 chromosome 27, bCucCan1.pri, whole genome shotgun sequence, the following proteins share a genomic window:
- the TMEM221 gene encoding transmembrane protein 221, which translates to MSAAYPPRALTVLLLFGTLAAAMALLASSLIFQLPAGRAGPGALPEPVAAVLLPVSAVLAALCLVLNVSCLLLCLLHGYLSTELCRGQPGPQRADWFLLDSRTVRHAAIGLFCCGVSVYLTALAIYMLLLFELEAGIASACILSSGIIVLLITVTHALVRASQVSRRSRSEVSHTLYENDSAQHGESSTSDLNNKNVAAPQPEIHREFSFPPFLEHKSQLGSPASSNLTSSGSPGLCSEKESYNLPRTHRTLSAESALLQAQGKPWNGVTQEMRNVLSRKPGASGKDSTLV; encoded by the exons ATGTCCGCCGCTTACCCGCCGCGGGCTCTGACGGTGCTGCTGCTCTTCGGGACGCTGGCGGCTGCCATGGCCCTGCTCGCCTCCAGCCTCATCTTCCAGCTgccggcggggcgggcgggtCCCGGGGCTCTCCCCGAGCCGGTGGCCGCTGTGCTGCTCCCGGTCTCGGCCGTGCTGGCGGCGCTCTGCCTGGTGCTCAACgtcagctgcctcctgctctgcctcctccacGGGTACCTCAGCACCGAGCTGTGCCGGGGGCAGCCCGGACCCCAGCG GGCAGACTGGTTCCTTCTGGACAGCCGGACAGTTCGCCATGCTGCCATCGGCTTGTTCTGCTGCGGGGTCTCAGTTTACCTAACAG ctctcGCTATCTACATGCTGTTGCTCTTTGAACTGGAAGCCGGCATTGCCAGCGCTTGTATCCTCTCCTCTGGCATCATCGTCCTGCTGATCACGGTGACGCACGCCCTGGTACGTGCTTCCCAGGTTTCACGCCGCAGCCGCTCCGAGGTCTCTCACACCCTGTACGAGAACGACTCTGCCCAGCACGGTGAATCCTCCACCAGCGATCTGAACAACAAGAACGTGGCTGCACCCCAGCCTGAGATCCACCGGgaattttccttccctcctttcctggaACACAAATCCCAGCTGGGCTCTCCAGCCAGCAGCAACCTCACTTCCTCAGGCAGTCCTGGGCTTTGTTCTGAGAAGGAGAGCTACAACCTGCCACGAACGCACCGGACCCTGTCGGCAGAGtcagccctgctgcaggcacagggtAAGCCCTGGAATGGTGTCACGCAGGAGATGAGGAACGTGCTGTCACGCAAACCCGGAGCCTCGGGCAAGGACTCGACTCTGGTGTGA
- the BORCS8 gene encoding BLOC-1-related complex subunit 8 translates to MEEPEMQLKVKKVTDKFTESMYVLANEPSVALYRLQEHVRRSLPELAQHKSDMQNWEEQSQGAIYTVEYACSAIKNMTDSSVYFKSIDSLLKHAIALKDQLNTAQGRSTVAPQAKNPPASS, encoded by the exons atggaggagccgGAGATGCAGCTGAAGGTGAAGAAAG TTACAGACAAATTCACAGAGAGCATGTACGTCCTGGCCAACGAGCCCTCCGTGGCACTGTATCGGCTCCAGGAGCACGTGCGGAGATCCCTTCCGGAGCTTGCGCAGCACAAG tccGACATGCAGAACTGGGAGGAGCAAAGCCAAGGCGCCATCTACACTGTGGAGTACGCCTGCAG tgcCATAAAGAACATGACTGACAGCAGTGTCTACTTCAAGAGCATCGACAGTCTGCTCAAACACGCCATAGCCCTGAAGGATCAGCTGAACACTGCCCAGGGCCGCAG caCTGTTGCCCCACAAGCCAAGAATCCTCCAGCTAGTTCGTGA
- the RFXANK gene encoding DNA-binding protein RFXANK, whose translation MEGEEASTRLVETPPNDEDAQELQKKGENEAKGAASTEELAVRRDTGDSSAPREHLRADQDRTRLDHRDSGADALPKPSAAWRDKQRSTNLSALDSFPLKHSNTLTNRQRGNEVSALPATLDTLSIHQLAAQGELSQLKEHLWKGENLVNKPDERGFTPLIWAAAFGEIETVRHLLEWGADPHTLAKERESALSLASMGGYTDIVIMLLERNVDINIYDWNGGTPLLYAVRGNHVKCVEALLARGADLTTEADSGYTPMDLAVALGHKKVQQVIENHILKLFQRKALE comes from the exons ATGGAAGGTGAAGAAGCCTCCACTCGTCTCGTGGAGACCCCCCCGAATGATGAGGATGCCCAGGAGCTCCAGAAAAAGGGTGAAAATGAAGCCAAGGGAGCAGCATCCACAGAGGAGCTGGCTGTGAGAAGGGACACGGGGGACAGCAGTGCCCCCCGGGAGCATCTGCGGGCAGACCAGGACAGGACACGCTTGGACCACAGGGACA GTGGAGCAGACGCTCTCCCGAAGCCCTCAGCTGCCTGGAGGGACAAGCAGAGGAGCACCAACCTCTCCGCCCTGGACA GTTTCCCCCTGAAGCATTCGAACACGCTGACCAACAGGCAGCGAGGCAACGAGGTCTCAGCCCTCCCAGCCACGCTGGACA CGTTGTCCATCCACCAACTTGCTGCTCAAGGAGAGCTCAGCCAGCTGAAAGAGCATCTTTGGAAAG GTGAGAACTTGGTGAACAAACCCGATGAGAGAGGTTTCACGCCACTGATCTGGGCTGCAGCCTTTGGAGAGATCGAAACAGTCCGTCACCTACTGGAATGG GGCGCGGACCCCCACACGCTGGCCAAGGAGCGGGAGAGCGCCCTGTCCCTGGCCAGCATGGGCGGCTACACCGACATCGTCATCATGCTGCTGGAGAGGAACGTGGACATCAACATCTACGACTGG aacGGTGGCACTCCTCTGCTCTACGCCGTGCGCGGCAATCACGTCAAGTGTGTCGAGGCCCTACTAG CTCGTGGCGCCGACCTGACAACGGAAGCAGATTCTGGATACACCCCGATGGATCTGGCCGTGGCCCTGGGACACAAGAAAG TCCAACAGGTTATTGAAAATCACATCCTCAAGCTCTTCCAGAGAAAGGCGCTGGAGTGA
- the NR2C2AP gene encoding nuclear receptor 2C2-associated protein: MPVEPLICANTASRVSSVLNRDVKQFGKKHMFDTSEETCWNSDQGTCQWVTLDFPHTVKVSQLHIQFQGGFSSRLCILEGCRAGEELVKISDLYPQDINAMQRFQVEETVLDKLKITFENSTDFFGRIVVYHLGVLGKKL, from the exons ATGCCCGTGGAGCCCCTGATCTGCGCCAACACGGCCTCGCG GGTGAGCTCCGTGCTTAACCGGGATGTGAAGCAGTTTGGGAAGAAGCACATGTTTGACACGAGCGAGGAGACGTGTTGGAACTCGGACCAG GGCACGTGTCAGTGGGTCACCCTGGACTTTCCCCACACCGTCAAGGTCTCGCAGCTCCACATCCAGTTCCAGGGAGGATTCTCCAGCCGGCTGTGCATACTGGAAG gctgcagagcaggtgAAGAACTGGTGAAAATATCTGACCTGTACCCCCAGGACATCAATGCCATGCAGA GATTCCAGGTGGAGGAGACGGTGCTGGATAAGCTGAAGATCACGTTTGAGAACAGCACAGACTTCTTCGGGAGGATTGTGGTGTACCACCTCGGGGTGCTGGGGAAGAAGCTCTAG